A stretch of DNA from Arthrobacter globiformis:
ATAACCCTGGTGGCGGTCTACGGCGCTCCGTTGCACGCCCTGGCCAACCAGGTGCGGGCCAGCGTTTATTCGGCCGTCGAGAAGCTGGTGGGCCTGCAGGTCATTGAGGTGAACGTCGAAATCAACGACGTCTACATTGCACCGCCGGTGAAGCCGACGGGCGCGCCCGCCGTCGCTGAGCGGGAGGCGGTCCTGTGAGCCCTACTGTCGTTGGAATCGCCGTCGGCGCCTTCGTGGCGTTCATGTCACTACAGTTCGGCCTCTGGGGCTTCCTGATCTCCCTGCTGTTCATGGGAATCGGTGCGCTCCTGGGCCGCGCCGCAGAAGGGAAACTGGACCTGCGCAGCGTCATTGATGCCATCAGCGGCCGGCGCTCATCCTCATGAACGGTACAGCCCACATGGACGGTGCAGCCGACACGAGCCAGGCAGCCGAAGCAGCGACGCCCAGCCGGCAGTACAGCGGCCACAACAGGATCAGCACCCAGGCGCTCACGAGCCTGGCCAAGGCTGCCGCTGCCGAGGCGCTGGGCATCCATGCCCATGACGTGCGCGCCGACTGGACGGACGACGGCGGACTGCTGGCTTTGTCACTTGTGGCCCCCATCCGGGTCCCCAGCCTGACTGCCGTACTCCGCGACCCGGGACGCGTCCAGTCTGTGGGCGGCTCCATCTGGGACAGGACCGTGCACGCCAAGACCGACATTCTGACCAAGGTCACCGAACTCAGCGGTGCGAGTTTGAGCAGGGTAGACATCCGCATCAGCGGCGCACACGTCACGGAAGGGGGCAGGGTGCGGTGAGTTCCGTCGTCGAACAGCAGCATGAGGCCGGCGGGGATCCGGCGCAAGGCGGCTCCGGCGCGGTGCACGCCGCCGCCATCGACATGCGCCGCGTCCTGCACCGCGAGACCCACTCCTCCCGTGCCGTGGTCGCGGTCATCGCCGGCGCCCTGGTCATAGTGCTCTGCCTTTACGCCCTTCTGGAATCCGCTGTGCGCGCCATTGGCCAGCCGCCCTGGCTTATCGATCCGCAGACGGCGGCCGAACGGATCGTGGCACTCCCGTCGGGCGTACCGCCGCTGCTGCTGGGTGCTGCCGGAGCCGTGATCGCCGCAGTAGGTCTTTTCTTTTTCCTGAGCG
This window harbors:
- a CDS encoding DUF2273 domain-containing protein, with the translated sequence MSPTVVGIAVGAFVAFMSLQFGLWGFLISLLFMGIGALLGRAAEGKLDLRSVIDAISGRRSSS